The window tgagttgataaacaggaaactaaattagagaatttatgtaattttaaataaaaaccttgactgggagtagattagttggaagccctattcttgttagAGTACTCTCGAGATTAATTGATAagtgaaggttgttctgcttagttatcctttactaggtaaaggaaagtcaagcaagttggaaagctatttctagtcacaagtcctaatcctctcccttgggagggGCTAGTGTCAATGATTAGAGGGCGATCCAATAATAAactcaattacaatttttctcttgagtaacccaactcaaggtttcctttcaatcatctcccaatcaagttatggaactactcgctcattatgaatgtaaatttcacaaaataaggaagagaaatactgaaagacataataaataataatcaaaaggatcaattaaaataaaaataattcttatataaataaattctagaaataatccAAGAGTAATTCTGAGTAAATAAGGaacatgaaagagtaagtgacaagtaaggaaacaaactagaacgacgaagtcttgacggaggtaataactcttctcaatgttccaatccaaaaagcaataaaatcaaatcctaagaactatgaatgtgtagagagaaaacctagaggagaggtaaaatcagatctaaaactaaaaattatgtggACCGAATGTTGTCTCTAGtatctgcatgttccctggctctaatctgcttttctaggccgaaaactgggtcaaaacagggcccaaaattgcccccagcgaattctgtagattctacagatcgcacatgtcacgcgatcgcgtcatctagGCGTTCGcttcatccagcgttttgccttgccacgcgtgcgcgtcgtcaacgccttcgcgtcactggtGCAGTtttcaatccgcgcggtcgcgtgagccatgcgtctgcgtcatttCAATTTCCTCTAtatcgtgcggtcgcgtgagccatgcgcccgcgtcacttctcgctggtcatctccttaatttcttgtgttccttccatttttgcaagcttcctttccaatctccaagtcattcatgccctatagaccctgaaatacttaacacacagatcacagcatcgaatgaaataaaggagaattaaaatacaaaattaaaagtctctaggaagcaagttttcaaccataaagtatttttaggaaggaattataaatgcatgcttatttaatgaataagtgggtaaagatttgataaaaccatacaattaaatacaatataaaccataaaataatggtttatcaatctcATTAAACCAGTTAACTCTTTATATAGGaaagtaaaaattaatttttttaatcgttttctctacaaaataattaaatttgtccaaaaaatatattaaaatatcaatattttgCACACAACCAGAGAATGAATTCATCGGATTGATTTGATAAATTAAGCTTCTCACTCTCGCagttaattgtttaatttattatttaaaaaaccttaaaaaagctTTTTCGCACTAAGCAATATGCATTGAAAGAAGCTCTTTTGGCAGGAGCTTCTTGCATTGTGCGAGATGATAAAAAGAatttgagaaaaggacaaataggtctcgCATCTTTTATCCCACGGACATTTTTGTTCCTTACCatctaaaaatacttttaagtccctgacatcTTTAAAAGTTGGATATATATATCCCTCCGTTCATATGGGTCTGTCAGACCTAATGGAAAAGTTTGATGTGGCTTCCGTTGTGCTGACCTAGCCATTATGGATGCACAAATGGAGGGAGAGCTTTCAAAACAGGACAAATTTATCCATTTTCTTCCAAACAACCTCATTTTGATGCAGGGGTTCAAAACTTCTCCCTGCCTTTTAGGCCTGGATCTTCCTctttctcactctcactctcaactGCCTTTCCCTTCCTCTCAGAATTTCATTGCCTATCATCATCACTATCTCAagtctccttctctctctctctcctactcAGCACTCTTACGGCTATCCTTCTCTTTTGCTCTCAAGGTTGCAAGCCAGCAATGGCGCGACATCAGTGATGGTCGTTGCTGAGATCAGCCTCTCAAGCTCACATTTGTCGCTTCTTTTCTCGCAGCCTCTCAAGTTCGCACAGtttcctcccttctctctctcgcTCAACCTCTCAGATCTCTTCTCTCAGCCTCTCAAGCTCACTGTTTGTTGTGTCACTTTTCTTGGTCTCTCAGCAACAGCAACATCTCTAACAATGACGGGTCCCAACAACGGCTTCTGTGCTAATTTGCTCCTTTGCTCCTTTTCTTCCAGCGTTGATCTACTCCTCTTCTCCTCTTTTTCCTTTATGAAAAATTTTGAACTATTGATTTAGGAATTAGGCTAGCGTAAAGTCTCTCCTCGCTCTTTGCCTTCTTCAAAgaacctttttttcttttaattttagctAATTAATTAGTTCTTGGAATTGATGAATGTGTTTTGTATTTGTTGAATTTGATATTGTTATGTCATGAATTATTCAGGATTCAAGAGATTGTTCACGGTGAATAGATTATGATCActattttgatttgttttaaTTCAATGTTGCTATCTATTTGGTTTGTTTTTATTTGGTAaaaatgtttattattattatttgaataagaACAAGAAGAAAGGGTGAAAGAGgtggaagaaaaatgaaaatggtGGTATGTAAGTGGAGgtagaagaaaggggaagaaagatCTATATGTCTTATTATTTTAAGAGAGGGAACTAATTTGTCTTGTTTTAAAAACTATGCCTTCACATATGCATTTGTAATGGCCAGATCAACACAACGGAAGCCACATCAGATTTTTTTGTTGAGCCTGACAAACCCATATGAATGGAGGAATATATATGTCAACCTTTTAAAAATGtcagaaatttagaaatattttcaaatagttgttttgtcgatttttaccAAATCGAaggtggttcgattctaatggtctgggagcgaaaTCTGTTTCTCTTTTGCAGGTACTACTttttctataagtgcatcaaagATCCTCGAATCAAAcgagaattaaaagaaaaagactgAAAAGTGTAAAATAAAGATTTGGAAAATAAAATTGACTGAAATTAAAATGGTATGCATTGAAATTTAAATCAAAGCAATAAAACACCTTCGAACTGAATCAAAGGACTTTTGACACAGAAATTTAAAAGGTGCCGAAATGTAATTTTGACAGAGAAATTGAAGGTTGCTTTAAAGATAAactgaacaagaaaagtaaattttgctgAAATTATAAATTGAAAAGGTAAAACATGGAAGGAATCCTATAGAAATTTAACTCGAACGCAGATTCAGAAATTCGCTGGGATGTGAGTGTACTTGAgtgatttttttaagaaaagttcTAACTCTTGTATCTTCGAGCCTTCTAATATTTATAGCCTTTTCCATAACCGATCAATAATGAAGTGACGCCCCACGTGTGCGAGAATTTGAGTAATCATTCCCGCTCTCTTGTCCAGACGTGTGACAGTTGCTGAAttccttttaatttcaaaatcttcgaTCTTTCTTATTCGGGTAACTGTTTGATTTACTATACCAATCAAACCCGTGCCAATCGGTTTCTTACTCGATGCCTCCAAGTACATCCCTTTCGATTCCTACTCCCACTTCTGAGGCTTTACTAATATTTCGAATCACCTCAGTCTTTGAATATAGTTATTTTTTGACTAACAATAGTGAATGACAAAAATGTCTACGGGACAAAAAATCAAAGACTTATTTAtccttttttcgaaaaattttaaaaattttactaagtcttCTCAGTGCGACAACACTCAAGGACCAAGAATAACACCTCTCAACCTCATCTTCGACCAGATCTCCAAtaatattttcatattaaaatttttgggcTTCACATCtcctcataaataaataaataatttaaggtaaaaacttcacgtaaagttgatacctcaaagccgttagataaaaatttagtcaaatcagtcaaattatttaacggttctcagatatcaacttcacgtgaagtctactgcacctgagtttccaccataatctaattaaaattaaaactagcaCGCAACCTGTCACTTGCGGTTTGGCGCCAAAACCAGTGTCTTATATTTTCTCCACAACTGCCCTTGCCACTAACACCGGCAATTCCAGGACCGACTCATTCCGATGAACAAAACGAAGAATAATCTCATCGATCGATTTCGCCACCGCCAACCACGATTCCAtgaacctccaaaacccgaattCCACACCACTGAAGGTTCCTTTTCCTCTCTGGATTTTTCAATTATTCATACTTCGAATTActcattccttttttttttttgtttctttctcttccGTTTTCTATTTGGTTTTTGTTTAGTATGCGGTTGATTTATTGTTAAGTTATCGATTCACcattttttctttactttttgtgttttttttgtatCCAATTAACATCTCTGATTAGTGATTTGTTTTCGGTTTCAACCTTTTTTTGTGTTTCTGTTTATAGTTTTGAATGGATACGATAGTTCAAAATTtaccaattatttatttattattttctattttattattcgATAGAGCCTTTGTTTTCCTTCTTATTCCAGATAGTGGTTGCCGCAAAAGAACGAAATCTACAATTCCGGAAGAAGATAACCATAAAAGCTGCAGACTAGAAGGCTCTTACACACcgccaaaaggaaaaaagaaaattaaaactggtAAGCATTCTGCAATTTTCATACTCAGCTTTGGTAGGCAGGCAGGGTAATTGTAGTTTTGTACAATTGTGCAATTGCGCATGTTCATGGTTGTCGAAAAGAGTTAAATCATACAAGATTACATCTGAATAAGTTGATAAAAAGAGTGCCAAGTTATATCCAAAGGAATCTAAGCATAAATTTGATTAGATGGACAGGGCACAACAGCTTTGTTTTATACATGTAACCAACCcccaaggctttgttgttgttgttgttgttgaggttTACGtctatgtttttaaattttattctgctggtaattgtattaaattttgagatGGAAAGTTGCTTTTGTAGGTTAATATCTTACATAACTGGTTATGTATGTATTCAGGTACAAATGATCCCAAAACTTCTGAGTATGCTTTCTTTAAGAAATTGAAGCAGGATGCAGGTCTGAGGTTTAATTCTCACCGGCCGGTTCAAAAAGATGATTCCTTACCTAAGGAGCCTGAACAAACTGAACATTGCAGAGGTTGGTTGAAATAATTGTCTATTTATTTTGGCAGATTTTACTGAAGAACTCAAACTTATTTCATGAGCTAGCATGATTATtcaccaaaaaaattatataaggaatTGAATCCTTGTCAACTTTCTTGGCCTTAATTATTACTAGTGATTTAGTGCCTATTAATCCAccctttaatttattaaatatgtataattgTAACAAATATGCGATTAGTCAATGTGGTAAGtatcttccaatttaactaagagGTCTTGGATTCGAatcttataaatatatataatgaacAGTATTTTAGAAACAAAATTTGTGTAATAAATCCTTTCCCAAtccccattatatatatatagtagatgGTAGGTATCTAGAAAATTGGAGATGGCCTCAAGATATGAAGATCTCATTTGTCATTGCTGTCTTGTACAAAAACAAGAATATTTGTCACATTCATTATATATCCATGCAGAGAGGATTGATGATATCAGGGTAGGCAGTATGGGTTTCAATGCTTCGAGGACTGTGGAGGGCATATCAACTGTTAAAGCTGACACATTTTTCTCAACACCTGATGTGAAGAATAACTCAGGTATGTATTAAGGGAGAGTTTTCCACAAACTCCTCTCACAGAGATAGTGATAACTTTGAAGTTTCACATGCTTAAAACTATTAGGAACAGTGATACATATGAGTTAAGAACTATCCTACACTATGGTaactttgtttctttcttctagTATATCTATTACCATTTAGTCATGTTCCCTTTTCAGTTTTAGTTCAACATTTTTGTTGAGTTTTATATAATTAAGTCTTTCTTATGCCATGAATTAAAATATGAAGCATACAAGTATTTTGAGTGAATCATGAGGGCGGTAGTACCCAAATTAATCTTTCTTATTGGTTATGCAGATTTCCACTCTCCTAGCAGAATCCAGAAAAACTCTCAAGGTTGCAGTGACACTTTCAAGCCCCAAGCTTTATTTTCGGATGAAGGTTTGATTTTTGTTCATATTGATTTCTTGATTGCTAGGTGAATTCAGTGGAAAATAATGTGTTGAACAATTTGATCGTACATGGTTTATTTTACTTGGTCATCACTGCAGGAATGAGTCTAGCTTTTACTTGGACCTTCAGAAGTTAAAAATATACCATTGTAGGAAAGATGCATTTGAGTGGCTTAAGAGGTGAAATCAATATTTTTAAGGATGTGTGTTGATACTGTTAAATCTTCAGGAAACCAGAATGTGCATGGGAATATCTTCTGTCGAAAGAGACAGAAATTACGTCAGTGTGTTGCAGATACATTATTTCTTAATAAAGAGGAGTTCTCTTTGAAAGGGTTAGGCACAATTCCTCTATTAATATTAAATGTTTTGTCCATACCCCTTATCATGAATACTACAGAAAATTTTCAGGCTTGATGATATTGTCTCCATGCTCCTTGGTCGGCTATTTCCTGTGAGCATTAAGGAAAATGTACGTTGCTGTAGCATTTTTCTAAAGCTATACATTCCTAACGTGATTTGGTTTCTTAAAAGAAGTGGTTTTCTGTGCCAGAAATATGAGGATCGAAATCCATGGAAAAAAGTGAATACTGCCGGATATGGTTTCCCTGATTCTAGAGAATCAGATTTACCCAAGGAACTTGATCAAATGACTTCAAGGAAACTTGTTGAACAATCAAGCTCGTATTTTAGTGATAATTTGTTGTCTCCTATGTTACTGAATTCTGATGAGAGAATTACCACAGAGCATGCATTTCCAACCTCGAATTCTCACAAGTTTCGACTTCCTTATAGTACAACAGAACCTGAATACAAACTGGACAGAATTCCAAGTTTCAGCACCAAGCATGACACAACTCTTGGATTTCCATATAATGAAGGAATGAATGCTGCTGGATATGGATTACTTGATTCTCAAAAGTCAGATGTTCAATTTAAGGAACACAATCAGATACCTGAGACAAGACTTCTTGAATACGAATCAAATCCATGTATTAGAGATTACTTGATGCCTCCTACTTTCCTAAGATCCaatgaaagaatttttccaaaggAATTTCCAACCTCACATTCACACAAGTTTCGACCTTGTAATACAGATGAACCTGAGGATAAATTTGACAGAATTTCAAGTTTCAGTTCCAAGTATGACAGTGCTCTTGGATTTCCATATAATGAAGAAACGGATGCTGCTGGGTGTGGTTTACTTGATTTTCAGAACTCAGATTTTCAATTGAACTATAAGATATCCGAACCAAGACTTCTTGAATTCGAACCAAAACCATGTAGCAGAGATCACTTGTCTCCTATTTTCCTAAGATCGAATGAGGGAAGTGACTTTCCAACCTCTCATTCTCACATGTTTCCACCTCTGTACAATATGAAAGAACATGAGGGTGACTCAGGGAGAGTTCCAAGTTTCAGTGACAAGAGGAATGTGACACATGAGTTTCTGCTTTATGATCAAGAACATGACACCTTTGCATTGAATCATTACAAAGAGCAGGGGAAATTTAAGAGAGAACCAATTCCTCTTCTGCTAGAAAATGGTTTCGACTGCCACGCAGACGAAATAAATTTGCCTATAGCTTACACTTCTCCAGAACCAGATTTAGTCCCTTCATTTTCAACTTCAGGTAAAGGTGAAAACCAGATGTGGATGAATATATTAGGTGAATTCAGGTTTAAGAAATACTTTCATGAAGAGGAGGGCGACATGGACTCGAATTCCAATCACGATGTTTTACCAATATCACACAATAAGCGCCATTTTACACTGTCAGCAGATTGCCAGAATGATATTAGTTCAAATGATCAAGACGGTGTCTTTCTTCAGCCTTATGAGCATTGGATTAGACGAACAGCTTACAATGGTTACCATCATAACCGTTCTGATTCAGAAGCTCGGCTTTCATCTTCACTCAATTTCATCTCAGGTCAGAAGCTAGGAGTATCCTTAACTAGTTCCCATTCAACTTGCCGAAGCTCAAATTCCGGTGATTTTGAGCTCCCGCAATGGGAAAGTATGTCTTCTCCGTTACACATTAGTGATAATTCTGAGCCAGAAATGGATGGTGGAAATCACAGGGAAGTTCTTTATCGTTTTCGGCACAGTTCGATTGAAATACGTAACTCTACTTTTCTTCATATGTCCatgcaaagagaaaataaatttcCCTTTCCTCTTCATAGAAATGACTGTATCAATGAGCTAGAGCAAACAGACTATGATCCTCTAGAGTCTAAACACTCTTTAGGGGGTTTCTAATCAATGCTTACCttataattgttaattttttgaaTTGCTATGTCACGCATTTACAAGTTGAAATATTTATCTACCATTCAaactaaaatttgaaaagaagGCTGAACAAATATATACAAATTTGACATCTAAAAAGTGAAAAGAGTACTTTTACCCGTAAAAGAAAGTGAGATGATGCATAAGCATGTATGGAGAGTGACTAAACCATACATGAGGAAAGGTTAAAAAGCAATTACTAGTTAACAATGCTGGAGTGACATGATGCCACATGCTGAAATGATTTGTCCAAATTCTAAAATTGAAGAATCTTATAAAAATTCAAACAGAGCAATAGCAAGGTAGAATTATCCTCAAAAGCAAGTTTGTTATCAATATCACAATGTAGTTTCGTCTCATAAGCATTTGATATAAAATCTATACCTACTTTCTGAACTTGATAACTGATTTGCATTTATCAAAAATAGGTTGACTTCAAATCACTAGGGCTGCGTTTGTTTTCAAAGACAGGAAAGAACATGACACTGAGACAGAGACAATAGGacggagacactaaaaattattgtttgtgtattgtgtttggatacgatgtacaagacactaatgtaatgtccagtattatgtttggatacatatggacaagactaaaatattatatgaaatgactaaaataaccatatgattccaaattttctacatcaagTACAAAGTAATTTAATAGAGttccaaattttctacatcaagtacaaagtaatttaatagagaatgagagtacgtaggagtacagacgaaacttgaaaaaatatttgaagagacaaaaaattttaataaaaaaatatataataatatttatattaaaataaaaattataaatatatttattttatttttaaatttattattaatatgtaggaatacatatggttaagattaataaaaaaatagatctgagtttgattaataaaaaattttgtttaggttaataagccaaattaattttaaataaaaaatcagttttaaaaaaaaatctatttttacatgaaaaaaaaaagtttttgcacataaaaatttatttttatttagaaaaccaatttttttttatctaaaaactgatttttttaaaattatataaaatcaattacaacttataaattattttttagcattttaaaaagatcaattttacctttaataatatttatctttcaaaagtttcaagactaattataggaaaaataagaagggataatagtggaataataaaaaatatctatggacaaaaaggaaaacaaaatttataaaagagTCCGTGTCCACTATTTCAAAttccgtgtccatcattgtccttcgtagaagagtggacacaaaaatataaaaaactgtcCCAGAAACAATGTGTTCCGTGTCCATGTATCTGCTTCCAAACACATTCTAAATATGTACTGT is drawn from Arachis hypogaea cultivar Tifrunner chromosome 12, arahy.Tifrunner.gnm2.J5K5, whole genome shotgun sequence and contains these coding sequences:
- the LOC112727199 gene encoding uncharacterized protein isoform X1; this translates as MLLGRLFPVSIKENKYEDRNPWKKVNTAGYGFPDSRESDLPKELDQMTSRKLVEQSSSYFSDNLLSPMLLNSDERITTEHAFPTSNSHKFRLPYSTTEPEYKLDRIPSFSTKHDTTLGFPYNEGMNAAGYGLLDSQKSDVQFKEHNQIPETRLLEYESNPCIRDYLMPPTFLRSNERIFPKEFPTSHSHKFRPCNTDEPEDKFDRISSFSSKYDSALGFPYNEETDAAGCGLLDFQNSDFQLNYKISEPRLLEFEPKPCSRDHLSPIFLRSNEGSDFPTSHSHMFPPLYNMKEHEGDSGRVPSFSDKRNVTHEFLLYDQEHDTFALNHYKEQGKFKREPIPLLLENGFDCHADEINLPIAYTSPEPDLVPSFSTSGKGENQMWMNILGEFRFKKYFHEEEGDMDSNSNHDVLPISHNKRHFTLSADCQNDISSNDQDGVFLQPYEHWIRRTAYNGYHHNRSDSEARLSSSLNFISGQKLGVSLTSSHSTCRSSNSGDFELPQWESMSSPLHISDNSEPEMDGGNHREVLYRFRHSSIEIRNSTFLHMSMQRENKFPFPLHRNDCINELEQTDYDPLESKHSLGGF
- the LOC112727199 gene encoding uncharacterized protein isoform X3; this translates as MNKTKNNLIDRFRHRQPRFHEPPKPEFHTTEDSGCRKRTKSTIPEEDNHKSCRLEGSYTPPKGKKKIKTGTNDPKTSEYAFFKKLKQDAGLRFNSHRPVQKDDSLPKEPEQTEHCRERIDDIRVGSMGFNASRTVEGISTVKADTFFSTPDVKNNSDFHSPSRIQKNSQGCSDTFKPQALFSDEGMSLAFTWTFRS
- the LOC112727199 gene encoding uncharacterized protein isoform X2 — translated: MNKTKNNLIDRFRHRQPRFHEPPKPEFHTTEDSGCRKRTKSTIPEEDNHKSCRLEGSYTPPKGKKKIKTGTNDPKTSEYAFFKKLKQDAGLRFNSHRPVQKDDSLPKEPEQTEHCRERIDDIRVGSMGFNASRTVEGISTVKADTFFSTPDVKNNSDFHSPSRIQKNSQGCSDTFKPQALFSDEGNQNVHGNIFCRKRQKLRQCVADTLFLNKEEFSLKGLGTIPLLILNVLSIPLIMNTTENFQA